A stretch of Henckelia pumila isolate YLH828 chromosome 4, ASM3356847v2, whole genome shotgun sequence DNA encodes these proteins:
- the LOC140866417 gene encoding protein transport protein Sec61 subunit beta-like gives MATGGPNPQRGTAAAAAANLRRRRTGSGAPGGASGSMLQFYTDDAPGLKISPNVVLIMSIGFIAFVAILHVMGKLYFVRKD, from the coding sequence ATGGCCACAGGTGGACCTAATCCCCAGAGAGGCACTGCAGCAGCAGCCGCAGCCAACCTTCGTAGGAGGAGAACAGGGAGTGGAGCCCCTGGTGGTGCCAGTGGGTCAATGCTCCAGTTCTACACAGATGACGCCCCGGGACTCAAGATTTCTCCGAATGTTGTGCTTATAATGAGCATTGGTTTCATAGCTTTTGTTGCCATACTTCATGTTATGGGTAAGTTGTACTTTGTTCGCAAAGATTAG